A single genomic interval of Gammaproteobacteria bacterium harbors:
- a CDS encoding 3-dehydroquinate synthase, with the protein VGHALEAATGYTEFLHGEAVAVGLIAELSVAELALSVSLPIERVRRLLKAFGLPTAWNGEVSKLVPFMYKDKKNHGGDVYFVLCEEIARATCRPVPLDDNTLHAIERAIQPS; encoded by the coding sequence CGGTTGGGCACGCGCTTGAAGCGGCCACTGGGTATACCGAGTTCTTGCATGGAGAAGCAGTTGCCGTTGGTTTGATCGCAGAGTTGTCTGTGGCTGAATTGGCGTTGTCTGTGAGCCTTCCCATCGAACGTGTGCGACGGCTTCTGAAAGCCTTTGGCTTACCAACTGCATGGAATGGAGAGGTGTCCAAGTTGGTGCCTTTTATGTATAAAGATAAAAAGAACCATGGCGGTGATGTCTATTTCGTCTTATGCGAAGAGATCGCGCGGGCAACATGTCGCCCCGTGCCCTTGGATGACAATACACTGCACGCCATTGAGCGAGCTATTCAGCCATCCTGA